In a single window of the Dinghuibacter silviterrae genome:
- a CDS encoding TetR/AcrR family transcriptional regulator codes for MSDVLNTETVIRNAARKIFTSKGFDGTTVQDIADEAGTTKSMVNYYFRSKEKLFSSIFQEEFQHFFAVIATYLNADLPLRDKIAQIVELDTNKFSAFPELPVFVMSEVNRNPGIVLSLIGKVSTKEFLAVLTKQIDAESKKGVIKKIKAEDLLLNIQALTIFPFINRPLMMKLFNLTELQYVHKINERKKQIADIIWDSIKI; via the coding sequence ATGAGTGACGTATTAAACACAGAAACGGTTATCCGGAATGCTGCCAGGAAAATTTTCACTTCCAAAGGATTTGACGGCACTACGGTTCAGGATATCGCCGATGAAGCGGGAACGACCAAATCCATGGTCAACTACTACTTCAGAAGTAAGGAAAAGCTGTTCAGCAGCATTTTCCAGGAGGAGTTCCAACATTTTTTTGCCGTCATAGCCACTTATTTGAATGCCGATTTGCCGCTTAGGGATAAGATTGCTCAAATTGTTGAACTGGATACAAACAAATTTTCTGCGTTTCCCGAATTGCCTGTTTTCGTCATGAGTGAGGTAAACAGGAACCCTGGTATTGTTCTATCACTGATCGGTAAGGTGTCAACGAAAGAGTTCTTAGCCGTTCTGACAAAACAAATAGATGCCGAGTCAAAAAAGGGCGTTATAAAAAAGATTAAAGCGGAAGACCTGTTATTGAACATTCAAGCGCTGACGATTTTTCCGTTTATAAACAGACCCTTGATGATGAAGCTTTTTAATTTGACCGAGCTGCAATACGTGCACAAAATCAATGAAAGAAAAAAGCAAATCGCTGACATCATCTGGGACTCCATCAAAATCTAA
- a CDS encoding peptidase domain-containing ABC transporter — protein sequence MAKFPFYQQFDDMDCGPACLRIITRYYGKSYSMEYIRSRSFSSRVGVSLLGLSDASEALGMRSLSITVGFDVLKKEAPLPCIAHWRQRHFIVVYKVTNKHVYVSDPAFGLLKYSHAKFLEGWLYNQPQDGEGVLLLLEPAPAFYEADTTENDKKNDLFFLYNYVKPYRRFGLQLLAGLVATGIIQFLLPFLTQSVVDYGINTQNLQFIYIVLLGQLMLFFSQTVIGVLRSWILVHAGSRINMAILSDFLLKLLKLPMTFFDSRSPSDIMQRIEDTKRVENFLSSITLNAVFSFFTLLVFGTILAFYNFTIFLIFFVATVLYIVWILLFVKQRAILDYKRYDEARENKSSILQLINGIAEIKLNNSEKRRRWEWEAIQTRLFKISLKSVSYNQLQVSGSAFINELKNIIILVIAATEVIRGQITLGMMLAIQYILGQLNAPVSDFITFLQNSQDARLSLSRLAEIHRQKESGTESSSRSAGSVVSAAGSGIRLTNVSFQYGGPQSHFVLRNINLDIPGGKITAVVGASGSGKTSLLKLILKLYSPTKGNIQVGAQDLDQLDTPSWRRDCGTVMQNGYIFADTLGRNIAESSSDGSIDPIRLKEATNLANLRQLVDQLPMGYQTNLSWDGISLSGGELQRILIARAIYKNPAYLFFDEATSSLDANNEKEIMAKLYPYYEGRTVLIIAHRLSTVKHADKIVVLNNGEIVEEGNHEELVVRRGKYFELVRNQLELGN from the coding sequence ATGGCCAAGTTCCCTTTTTACCAGCAATTCGATGACATGGATTGCGGACCTGCCTGCCTCCGAATCATCACGCGGTATTATGGCAAGAGCTATTCGATGGAATATATCCGAAGCCGCTCTTTTTCCTCCAGGGTCGGGGTCAGCCTGCTGGGTCTTTCCGATGCCAGCGAAGCGCTGGGTATGCGAAGCCTGAGCATCACGGTGGGTTTCGACGTGCTAAAGAAGGAGGCTCCCCTACCCTGCATCGCCCATTGGAGGCAGCGGCATTTCATCGTTGTGTACAAGGTCACGAACAAGCACGTGTACGTCTCCGATCCCGCTTTCGGGCTGCTGAAATATTCACACGCCAAGTTCCTGGAAGGCTGGCTCTACAACCAGCCCCAGGACGGGGAAGGCGTACTGCTGTTGCTGGAGCCGGCACCGGCTTTTTATGAAGCGGATACGACGGAAAATGATAAAAAGAACGACCTCTTCTTTCTATACAATTATGTCAAACCCTACCGGCGGTTCGGGCTACAGTTGCTGGCAGGCCTCGTGGCCACCGGTATCATTCAGTTCCTCCTACCCTTCCTCACCCAATCCGTCGTGGATTACGGTATCAATACCCAAAACCTCCAGTTCATTTATATCGTGCTGCTGGGGCAATTGATGCTGTTCTTTTCCCAGACGGTCATCGGGGTGCTCCGCAGTTGGATACTCGTCCATGCAGGCTCCCGGATCAATATGGCCATCCTCTCGGACTTTTTGCTGAAATTGTTGAAACTGCCGATGACGTTTTTCGATTCCCGCTCACCCTCCGATATCATGCAGCGGATCGAAGATACCAAACGCGTGGAGAACTTCCTTTCCTCCATTACGCTCAATGCTGTCTTTTCCTTTTTTACCCTGCTGGTCTTCGGCACCATACTGGCCTTCTACAACTTCACCATTTTTCTCATATTTTTTGTCGCAACGGTCCTGTACATCGTCTGGATATTGCTGTTCGTCAAACAAAGGGCGATCCTGGACTACAAGCGGTATGACGAGGCAAGGGAAAACAAAAGCAGCATCCTCCAACTGATCAACGGCATCGCGGAGATCAAGCTGAACAACAGCGAAAAAAGGCGGCGCTGGGAATGGGAGGCCATTCAGACCAGGTTGTTCAAGATATCCCTAAAGTCGGTGAGCTACAACCAGCTCCAGGTCAGCGGCTCGGCCTTTATCAACGAACTGAAGAACATCATCATCCTGGTCATTGCAGCCACGGAGGTGATCCGGGGCCAGATTACCTTAGGTATGATGCTGGCCATTCAATACATCCTGGGGCAGCTCAATGCCCCTGTTTCGGACTTCATTACCTTTCTGCAGAATTCGCAGGATGCGCGGCTAAGTCTTTCCCGGCTGGCGGAGATTCACCGGCAGAAAGAATCCGGCACCGAGAGTTCTTCCCGTTCCGCGGGTTCGGTCGTTTCCGCCGCCGGTTCAGGCATTCGTCTGACCAATGTCAGCTTTCAATATGGGGGGCCGCAATCCCACTTTGTGCTCCGCAACATCAACCTGGACATCCCCGGTGGGAAAATAACCGCCGTGGTTGGCGCCAGCGGCAGCGGGAAAACCTCCCTGCTCAAACTGATCCTAAAGCTGTATTCCCCTACGAAGGGAAACATCCAGGTGGGAGCACAAGACCTTGACCAGTTGGATACACCCTCCTGGAGACGAGACTGCGGAACAGTCATGCAAAACGGGTACATTTTCGCGGACACCCTGGGCCGGAATATCGCGGAATCGTCGTCCGACGGTTCCATCGATCCGATCCGGCTAAAAGAAGCAACGAACCTCGCCAACCTTCGTCAGTTGGTCGATCAGTTGCCGATGGGTTACCAGACAAACCTCAGTTGGGATGGCATATCCCTGAGCGGTGGAGAGCTGCAGCGCATCCTGATCGCACGCGCGATCTATAAAAATCCCGCTTATCTTTTTTTCGATGAGGCGACCAGCTCCCTGGATGCCAACAACGAAAAAGAAATCATGGCCAAGCTGTATCCATACTACGAAGGCCGCACCGTGCTCATCATTGCACACCGGCTGAGCACGGTCAAACATGCGGATAAGATCGTGGTATTGAATAACGGCGAGATCGTCGAGGAAGGCAACCACGAAGAACTGGTCGTACGAAGGGGAAAATATTTCGAATTGGTCAGAAACCAGCTGGAGCTGGGTAATTAA
- a CDS encoding phospholipase D family protein → MAKFLDTRKCAAEISDLIKNSGSDLILISPYLQLSKDFRELLAYRDKKGKRTTLIFREPNLSPDDIVYFRTLRHVTLRFHEDLHAKCYTSADRMIITSMNLYQFSMDHNKEMGVLAEKALPSDSQLFQDTLNEVQYIIETSRLYVIQTSGDVIPSPTNGKALKTTKKGIGFCIRTGVEIPFNIDKPLSPDAYKKWKEFGNPEYAERYCHFSGELSGGETSVSKPILKKYWKDAQNLYGL, encoded by the coding sequence ATGGCCAAATTCCTAGATACTCGGAAATGTGCCGCGGAAATCTCCGACCTCATTAAAAACTCCGGCTCCGATTTGATTCTCATTTCCCCTTATTTACAACTATCCAAAGACTTTCGGGAACTGCTAGCTTATAGAGACAAAAAGGGTAAAAGGACTACGCTGATCTTTCGTGAACCAAATTTGAGCCCGGACGACATCGTTTACTTTCGAACCCTCCGCCACGTGACTCTGCGATTCCACGAAGACTTACATGCTAAATGTTACACCAGCGCCGATCGCATGATCATTACTTCGATGAATCTCTATCAATTCTCGATGGACCACAACAAGGAAATGGGTGTGCTTGCAGAAAAGGCTCTTCCTTCAGACTCTCAATTATTTCAAGATACTTTGAATGAGGTCCAATATATTATTGAAACAAGCCGCTTATATGTAATTCAGACTTCAGGAGATGTCATACCTTCTCCTACGAATGGGAAAGCGCTAAAAACAACCAAAAAAGGTATCGGTTTCTGCATTCGGACAGGGGTTGAAATTCCGTTCAATATAGACAAGCCTTTATCTCCGGATGCTTATAAAAAATGGAAAGAGTTTGGCAACCCCGAATATGCCGAAAGATACTGCCATTTCTCTGGTGAACTTTCTGGAGGCGAAACCAGCGTCAGCAAACCCATTTTGAAAAAGTATTGGAAAGATGCTCAGAACTTATATGGTCTCTAA
- a CDS encoding alpha/beta fold hydrolase, producing MNLPNIGSVNTTLIDGLLIRYASSSGPESLPIVLTAPWPESIYSFYHLAPPLAARHPVLLVDLPGFGLSQSRPDVMAPEAMGVFFIKLLDHFGLTRVHVIAPDVGTPAVLFAASKQPERFESLVIGGAAMQPNLAAGSLKDLIYSPPGSLTEVGSNGVKSYLAHAALLTPAAVIEDFRAASAGHRLEEATQFVRGYIKDCPILEPRLAGIKTPSLIIAGKNDTIVPPVNGQFLADRLPNNRYLLLDAEHRVWEEATATYNEAISSWISGNYNSII from the coding sequence ATGAATTTGCCAAATATTGGTTCCGTAAATACAACGTTGATTGATGGCCTGCTGATCCGTTATGCTTCTTCTTCCGGCCCGGAAAGCCTGCCCATCGTTCTTACAGCGCCCTGGCCGGAAAGCATCTATTCATTCTATCATCTGGCTCCGCCGCTTGCCGCCCGGCATCCGGTCCTGTTGGTTGACTTGCCCGGTTTCGGTTTGTCACAAAGCCGTCCCGACGTCATGGCGCCGGAAGCGATGGGTGTTTTTTTTATCAAACTGCTCGATCATTTTGGTCTTACCCGTGTGCACGTGATCGCCCCCGACGTCGGCACACCCGCGGTTCTTTTTGCCGCGTCAAAGCAACCTGAGCGCTTTGAGAGCCTTGTTATCGGGGGCGCTGCCATGCAGCCCAACCTTGCGGCCGGCTCCTTGAAGGACCTCATCTATTCCCCACCGGGCTCACTGACTGAGGTTGGATCCAATGGCGTCAAGTCCTACCTGGCGCACGCCGCCCTGCTGACGCCCGCTGCCGTCATTGAAGACTTCCGTGCCGCATCGGCCGGCCACCGCCTGGAGGAAGCCACCCAATTTGTACGCGGATATATAAAGGACTGCCCCATTCTGGAGCCAAGGCTGGCCGGTATAAAAACACCTTCACTGATCATAGCCGGGAAAAATGATACGATTGTACCGCCTGTAAATGGTCAGTTTCTTGCCGACAGGCTCCCCAACAACCGGTACCTGCTCCTGGATGCCGAGCACCGGGTTTGGGAAGAAGCCACCGCAACGTACAATGAGGCAATATCCTCTTGGATTTCGGGAAATTATAACTCGATAATATGA
- a CDS encoding nucleotidyltransferase family protein: protein MSYLSTIQEKLRRAKPELSKKYHVNSIGLFGSIVRTDFRPESDIDIVVDFSQPIGIEFVDLADELEQLLDRKVDLVSKAGIKPQYYRAIESEILYV from the coding sequence GTGAGTTATCTGTCGACCATACAGGAGAAACTTCGTCGGGCAAAACCCGAACTCTCTAAAAAGTACCATGTCAATTCCATTGGCCTGTTCGGTTCTATTGTAAGAACCGATTTCAGACCAGAAAGCGACATCGATATTGTGGTCGACTTTAGCCAGCCTATTGGTATCGAATTCGTCGATTTGGCGGACGAACTAGAGCAACTGCTCGATCGAAAAGTCGACCTTGTTTCCAAAGCGGGTATAAAGCCGCAATATTATCGGGCTATTGAGTCCGAAATACTTTATGTCTAG
- a CDS encoding HlyD family secretion protein, translating to MENPGVYGGTESLHDIIGKMPGRILSWGLLSILLLMGILLVFAWIIKYPDILTARVQITSSNPPVSVVAESDGRIQLTVQDDNSIHKGDVLGIIENPARSEDVFYIKALLNNFLDSLALPNQFSQHRVRTNLQLGEIQTDFANFQKQYEDYLFYIRGNLQQNGILASKAKIGDYQRLLGKYDSLNDLSARDADLTRQDYTRNKQLKDGNVISAQDLEKDERVLIESRKNKQQEDINVLNAGLRIAELNNDVRSYEIEFRQNMELYTSNLAEVIKKINADIIAWEYKYVLRSVTDGKTSFLNIWKNNQYVKKGDVIMVLIPEQSDELIGKALIPIQNSGKIRPGQRVQIKLDSHPYYEYGSIWGVVGSISLVPNSNNNYIVNIRLPQRLTTTYHQTIPFSPSLEGTAEIITQDRRLIGRLLFSLRQLFERK from the coding sequence ATGGAAAATCCGGGCGTATACGGGGGGACCGAGTCGCTCCACGACATCATCGGGAAAATGCCGGGCAGGATACTATCCTGGGGGCTTTTGTCCATTCTCCTGTTAATGGGTATCCTGCTTGTCTTTGCCTGGATCATCAAATACCCCGATATACTGACGGCGCGTGTGCAGATCACTAGTTCCAATCCCCCCGTATCCGTGGTGGCGGAATCCGATGGCCGCATCCAGTTGACGGTTCAGGATGACAATTCGATCCATAAAGGCGATGTACTGGGTATCATTGAGAATCCTGCGCGTTCTGAAGACGTTTTTTACATAAAGGCACTTCTGAACAATTTCCTGGACTCGCTGGCCCTTCCCAACCAATTCTCCCAACATCGGGTCCGCACCAACCTGCAGCTCGGAGAGATCCAAACTGACTTTGCCAATTTTCAAAAACAGTACGAAGATTATTTGTTTTACATAAGGGGGAACCTGCAGCAAAATGGAATCCTCGCTTCAAAAGCCAAAATTGGCGATTATCAACGCCTCCTGGGCAAATACGATTCCCTAAACGACTTATCCGCCCGGGATGCCGACCTCACCAGGCAAGACTACACCCGCAACAAACAGCTAAAAGACGGGAATGTGATCTCCGCCCAAGACCTCGAAAAGGACGAACGGGTGCTCATCGAATCCAGGAAAAACAAGCAACAGGAAGACATCAATGTATTGAATGCCGGCCTTCGCATCGCCGAGCTCAACAACGACGTCCGGAGTTATGAAATCGAATTCCGGCAAAACATGGAGCTCTACACCTCCAACCTGGCCGAAGTTATCAAAAAGATCAACGCCGATATTATTGCCTGGGAATACAAGTACGTGCTGCGGAGCGTGACCGACGGCAAGACCTCCTTCCTCAACATCTGGAAGAACAACCAATACGTCAAAAAGGGGGACGTCATCATGGTCCTCATCCCCGAACAATCCGACGAGCTGATCGGAAAAGCGCTCATCCCCATCCAAAATTCGGGTAAGATCCGGCCCGGGCAACGCGTACAGATCAAGCTGGACAGCCATCCTTATTATGAGTACGGGTCGATTTGGGGCGTAGTCGGCTCTATCTCCCTCGTACCCAACAGCAACAACAACTATATCGTCAACATACGGCTGCCGCAAAGGCTGACCACCACCTATCACCAGACTATTCCCTTCTCCCCCTCCCTCGAAGGGACGGCTGAGATCATTACCCAAGACCGGCGGTTGATAGGACGCCTCCTGTTCAGCCTTCGTCAACTATTTGAGAGAAAGTAA
- a CDS encoding HXXEE domain-containing protein, translating to MNRTDVSNNRFNLAWLYDNWNKSTIFLAVFVSAMLTLYVKNNNYALFLLWLQTPVCFLQQFEEYILPGGFAGFFNKKVLGSDKSDFPFTKARSFWVNIALIFIAFPVSAILSGQFALSIGLWTAYFSVINSLPRVVMALKFKGYNPGLIVSVLFKIPLGVYVIYYFASNHIVSTKAQLTGLAIGLLCQVLLGLWGGKILKPLIKKENRL from the coding sequence ATGAATCGAACAGATGTTTCAAACAATCGTTTTAATCTGGCGTGGCTGTATGACAATTGGAACAAATCAACCATTTTCCTTGCGGTATTTGTGTCCGCGATGTTAACCCTGTACGTTAAAAACAATAACTACGCCTTGTTTCTGCTTTGGCTGCAAACCCCTGTTTGTTTCCTACAACAATTTGAAGAGTATATATTACCTGGGGGATTTGCCGGTTTTTTCAATAAAAAGGTATTGGGCTCTGACAAGTCCGACTTCCCTTTTACAAAGGCACGGTCTTTTTGGGTCAACATCGCACTGATTTTTATTGCATTTCCCGTTTCTGCCATTTTATCGGGACAATTTGCCCTCTCCATAGGGCTTTGGACAGCCTATTTTTCGGTGATCAATTCTCTTCCTCGTGTGGTGATGGCGCTTAAATTCAAGGGGTACAACCCGGGGCTTATTGTAAGTGTGCTTTTTAAAATTCCTCTGGGGGTGTATGTTATCTATTACTTCGCGTCGAATCATATTGTTTCAACGAAAGCTCAGTTAACCGGGCTGGCTATAGGATTACTTTGTCAGGTTTTGTTAGGGTTGTGGGGGGGTAAGATTTTAAAGCCGCTTATAAAAAAAGAAAATCGGCTATAG
- a CDS encoding SusC/RagA family TonB-linked outer membrane protein, whose translation MLAQLLLKKRCLLGLAVGGFLMLTLAASAQSNNSAQSNPQITGRVTDSAGTSLGGVTVGVKGSKRGATTDSTGYFTLSAPGNAVLTFSMVGFRDQQVALNGRTSVTVALLGGRKDLGDVVVIGYGTRKKVNLTGAVSDISGGEIAKSPVANISNALAGSMPGLIVNTRSGEPGADDATFYIRGIGTLGNTAPLIVIDGVPDRQGGFNRLDPNDIESFTVLKDATGAIYGARAANGVVLITTKRGISGKPILSFTSNNAWTQPTRVPKMLNSHDYAESVNEYDALVGQQPTYTAAQLQKYADGSDPLGYPNTNWWKTVMNTWAYQNNDVISLRGGSDKVRYYLSGQYLRQNSMYKGGSDYYTNKNVRANIDIQATPSFRMGLDAMYRNEYKLTEGPQYGSAGDIFQELWSAYPYLVARYPDGKVGVGIGGGPQNSMVYVLNGDLGNTTNNYDFLQTKTSFGWNWDKITPGLHLDGYYSYDLFYYNYKGFNAQPPPAYSYDETTNTYTEVQSSIPPNLSITDSKTEDQLVNLKLGYERKFGKSAVEAFAAYEMSRETYTELDAYRTGFLSNSVQDLFAGSTIGQTNNSVTTMTARQNYIGRVSYNYDDRYLVDVNMREDGSPNFPQGKQYGFFPAVSAAWRVSNESFFKSGVIDELKVRGSWGQTGNDAVNPYQYIQTYQLQAGQVSQYLAAGYFYGATPTQVPGFVLGPTPNVNITWETATTTDLGLDMRLIKNLTFDMDVFRSMRTHILVPPNETVPQYTGLTLPDENLGKVLNHGIEFQLGWHKSQSREFSYFVNGNFTFAVNKVVYEAEPASVPAYQRLTGHPTGSFLLYQAMGLYQDTATVSHTPHPLGSGPGDIRYKDVNGDGVINALDEVRTNRSATPEIMYGLNFGGRYRNFDVSIFFQGQAAAKAMLQPGGLNMAQQFYDGRWLKPGDDKYPRTFNGPTNATYGSNTYASTFWLLNDAFLRMKNVEIGYNLPRNGLLSKAKIASARFYVSGNNLFSIDKWGPSFDPEAPSGSSTNGRYYPQQRVLNVGLNVTF comes from the coding sequence ATGCTTGCGCAATTGCTTTTAAAAAAGAGGTGCCTCCTCGGCCTTGCCGTTGGGGGCTTTCTTATGCTGACCCTCGCCGCGTCGGCCCAATCCAATAATTCGGCTCAGTCCAACCCTCAGATCACAGGCCGGGTCACGGATTCGGCGGGAACTTCCCTGGGCGGGGTCACCGTTGGCGTCAAGGGATCGAAACGGGGAGCGACCACCGATTCCACGGGTTATTTCACATTGTCAGCGCCAGGAAATGCGGTGCTGACCTTCTCCATGGTGGGTTTCCGGGACCAGCAGGTGGCGCTGAACGGCCGGACCTCGGTCACGGTGGCCTTGCTGGGCGGCCGGAAGGACCTGGGGGATGTCGTCGTCATCGGCTATGGCACCCGGAAAAAAGTAAACCTCACGGGGGCCGTGAGCGACATCAGCGGAGGGGAGATTGCCAAATCGCCGGTGGCCAACATCTCGAACGCACTGGCGGGGTCGATGCCGGGTCTGATCGTGAACACGCGCAGCGGCGAACCGGGCGCAGACGACGCCACCTTTTATATCCGGGGTATCGGGACGCTGGGCAACACGGCGCCATTGATCGTGATCGACGGCGTACCCGACCGGCAGGGCGGTTTTAACCGGCTTGATCCAAACGACATCGAATCGTTTACCGTGCTGAAGGACGCGACGGGGGCCATCTATGGCGCCAGGGCGGCCAACGGTGTCGTGCTGATCACGACCAAGCGGGGGATCTCGGGGAAGCCCATCCTCTCGTTTACCTCCAATAATGCCTGGACGCAACCCACGCGGGTTCCGAAAATGCTGAATTCGCACGACTATGCGGAATCGGTGAATGAATATGATGCGCTGGTCGGCCAGCAGCCAACCTATACAGCGGCACAATTGCAGAAGTACGCAGATGGCTCGGATCCGTTGGGGTATCCGAATACGAACTGGTGGAAAACCGTCATGAACACATGGGCGTATCAAAACAACGATGTGATTTCTCTGCGGGGCGGTTCGGACAAGGTGCGGTATTACCTGTCGGGACAATACCTGCGGCAGAACAGCATGTACAAGGGCGGATCGGATTATTATACGAATAAAAATGTACGCGCCAACATAGACATCCAGGCGACGCCCAGCTTCCGGATGGGACTGGACGCCATGTACCGGAACGAATACAAGCTGACCGAAGGCCCCCAATATGGTTCGGCAGGCGATATTTTCCAGGAACTCTGGAGCGCTTATCCTTACCTGGTCGCGCGGTATCCCGATGGCAAAGTTGGCGTGGGCATCGGTGGGGGACCGCAAAACAGTATGGTCTATGTCCTGAACGGGGACCTGGGCAATACGACCAACAATTATGATTTTTTGCAAACCAAGACGTCCTTTGGCTGGAACTGGGATAAGATCACGCCCGGTTTGCACCTGGACGGTTATTATAGCTACGACCTTTTTTACTATAACTACAAAGGCTTCAACGCGCAGCCGCCGCCCGCCTACAGCTATGACGAGACGACCAATACCTACACTGAGGTACAAAGCTCGATCCCGCCGAACCTGTCGATCACGGATTCGAAGACGGAGGACCAGTTGGTGAACCTCAAGCTCGGGTATGAACGGAAGTTTGGGAAAAGCGCGGTAGAGGCGTTCGCGGCCTATGAGATGTCCCGCGAGACCTATACGGAGCTGGATGCGTATCGTACGGGTTTCCTGAGCAACAGCGTACAAGACCTTTTTGCGGGCAGCACCATCGGTCAGACGAACAATTCGGTGACGACCATGACGGCCCGGCAAAACTATATCGGCCGTGTATCCTATAACTATGACGACCGGTACCTGGTGGATGTCAACATGCGGGAAGACGGGTCGCCCAATTTCCCCCAGGGCAAACAATATGGTTTTTTCCCTGCGGTATCGGCGGCCTGGAGGGTGTCCAATGAATCGTTCTTTAAATCGGGTGTCATCGACGAGCTAAAGGTGCGGGGCAGTTGGGGACAGACGGGGAACGACGCCGTCAACCCGTACCAATACATACAGACCTACCAATTGCAGGCGGGGCAGGTGTCTCAATACCTGGCGGCGGGCTATTTCTATGGGGCCACGCCTACACAGGTCCCGGGCTTTGTGCTGGGCCCCACACCGAATGTGAACATCACCTGGGAAACGGCGACGACGACCGACCTGGGACTGGACATGCGGTTGATCAAGAACCTGACCTTTGACATGGACGTATTCCGGAGCATGCGGACACACATCCTGGTGCCACCGAACGAAACCGTGCCTCAATATACGGGGCTAACCCTGCCGGATGAGAATCTGGGTAAGGTATTGAACCATGGGATCGAATTCCAGCTCGGGTGGCACAAAAGCCAAAGCAGGGAATTTTCCTATTTCGTCAACGGGAACTTTACGTTTGCCGTCAATAAGGTCGTCTACGAAGCGGAGCCCGCGTCGGTTCCGGCTTACCAGCGGTTGACGGGGCACCCGACGGGCTCCTTCCTGCTTTACCAGGCCATGGGGCTCTACCAGGACACCGCCACGGTGAGCCATACGCCCCATCCCCTGGGATCGGGCCCCGGGGACATCCGGTACAAGGACGTCAACGGCGACGGGGTGATCAACGCGCTCGACGAAGTGCGGACCAACCGCTCCGCTACACCGGAGATCATGTATGGTCTTAATTTCGGGGGCCGTTACCGCAACTTCGACGTATCCATCTTTTTCCAGGGACAGGCGGCGGCCAAGGCCATGCTGCAACCGGGAGGACTGAACATGGCACAGCAGTTTTATGACGGGCGGTGGCTGAAACCCGGGGACGACAAGTATCCCCGGACGTTTAACGGTCCGACCAATGCCACGTATGGGTCCAACACCTACGCGTCGACGTTCTGGTTGCTCAATGACGCCTTCCTGCGCATGAAAAACGTGGAGATCGGGTACAACCTTCCCCGGAACGGTTTGCTGTCGAAAGCAAAAATCGCCTCGGCCAGGTTTTACGTCAGCGGGAACAACCTTTTTTCGATCGACAAATGGGGACCGTCCTTCGACCCCGAGGCGCCTAGCGGCTCGTCCACCAACGGGCGGTATTATCCCCAGCAAAGGGTCCTGAATGTCGGATTGAACGTCACCTTCTAA
- a CDS encoding alpha/beta fold hydrolase, giving the protein MTLHYADAPTQYVEVSGVRYAYRSLGASQGIPLICFQHFTGTLDNWDPSVIDGLAASRPVITFDSAGIGNSGGETPDNVQDMAVIAVSVIKALGVATCDVLGFSLGGFIAQTIALTHPDLFRKIILVGTAPQGTRALYSFPDLVGRAFKLEPAEGYLYLFATKTSKSRDGIKASMARQAARKQDRDKPTGLPAVQQQIKALTRWGTDPVTLDLGNIHHPVLIVQGSNDEMMDSPTSSPQLFEQIPNAVLIMYPDSSHGMFFQYPEMFVNHANYFLEDVK; this is encoded by the coding sequence ATGACTCTACACTATGCTGACGCCCCCACGCAATATGTCGAGGTTTCGGGTGTTCGTTACGCCTATCGTTCACTAGGTGCCTCGCAAGGCATCCCTCTTATTTGTTTTCAGCATTTCACCGGGACTTTGGACAACTGGGATCCCTCGGTGATCGATGGCCTGGCGGCTTCGCGGCCGGTGATTACCTTCGACAGCGCCGGCATTGGCAATTCCGGGGGAGAAACGCCTGATAATGTCCAGGACATGGCGGTCATTGCCGTCAGCGTTATCAAGGCCCTGGGGGTTGCAACATGCGACGTCCTCGGTTTTTCGCTGGGAGGTTTCATCGCCCAAACCATTGCGCTGACCCATCCTGACCTGTTCAGGAAGATCATACTGGTCGGCACCGCACCGCAAGGTACGCGGGCGTTGTACTCCTTCCCGGATCTGGTGGGCAGGGCCTTTAAGCTGGAGCCTGCCGAAGGTTATCTATACCTGTTTGCCACAAAGACCTCCAAAAGCCGGGACGGGATCAAGGCCAGTATGGCTCGCCAGGCGGCAAGAAAGCAAGACAGGGACAAACCAACGGGCCTGCCTGCCGTTCAGCAACAGATCAAGGCGCTGACCCGCTGGGGAACCGACCCGGTCACGCTGGACCTTGGTAACATCCATCATCCTGTCCTGATTGTACAAGGCAGCAACGACGAAATGATGGATAGCCCGACCTCGTCACCACAGCTTTTTGAGCAAATACCCAATGCCGTGCTTATCATGTATCCGGATTCCAGTCATGGGATGTTTTTTCAGTATCCGGAAATGTTTGTTAACCATGCCAATTACTTTTTGGAGGATGTCAAATAG